The following DNA comes from Dermacentor andersoni chromosome 2, qqDerAnde1_hic_scaffold, whole genome shotgun sequence.
TGAAATGTCAGTGAAGCTGTTTTTGTTAACTTCTTAACCTGTGTGGCCCAtcatatttaatgtgtggaaatAAACTGTTTTTAGTGCTCTAGCTGTCACATTATTCATAGTTTTGACAGGTGTACAATGCTGATATTACTGTCAATATTACCTTCTCGCGATCCGAAGAGATGCCATGCATCGTGCTTCAATTAATACTTCGAAGGGTCAGTTTGTTCTACCAAGTGCCACAAAGACACTTTTGATCGTGATCTAAAGTGcagtgtgacacccgtattaagCAGGTTACAGTGACGCCAGGCTTGCTAGCGAAACAGAGGAGAAATTTTATTAACTTGTCGCTTTTAAAACACTTGTTTCAAGCACTCCTAACACCAGGAATAAGGCTGTAAACCTCCACCGTTCGCCTGGCTCGAGTATCGCGTTCCAGCTCTTGCGCTTTCTGAGAGGCTTACTCGGGCCCCCATTTTGTACTTCCAAAAGTTGAGCACGACATAGACGGTGACAAGGCCATTTCTGTTAAGAAGGCAGCGTTCGGCACGAGTCTATGTACTTGTTTTGCCGCCAGTTGTTTTCAGGTACTCGTCCCGAACCTGCCTGAAGTCGTGTATAAAATTATACTGCTTCACTGTCTGTATGGCGCGCGTGCCCCGCAGTTCCTGTACTTTGCGAACAGCGTGCTCGGGCGTCATGCTATCGTCCAAGTTGAGCAGAAGGCAGGCGGCGACGACGCCCGTGCGGCCAAGGCCCCCGAAGCAGTGAACGAGCGCTCGTTTTCCTTGCTGAATGGCTTCACCGATTTCGCGCAGAATGTCCAGCATTTGGCCGATGGCGGGCGCCATGCCATCCAGCACGGGGAAGTGGTGCACGGTCATTCCGTGGCTCTCGTACTCGGCGAGCAGAGTCGGGACCCTGTAAAGCGACAGTTCCCCGCGCGTGCACAGCACGAACACGTCGCTGACGTCCTCCAGCTTGAGGTACTCGACGTCGCGCACGACGTCCCTCCATGTCTCCTTGAATCTGCAGCCGGGAAGGGCGCTAAGGCCGAGCGAGTCGGGGTAGCCGAACGACGAAAGGTCTAGCCAGTCAATCTTGATGGGACTGACTACCGGCTGCAGGCAGTCGCCGGACACGTCCTCGTCAGAAGCCATTTAATTAGAAAGCGCAGTCGCTCGATcgaagcgtctttttttttttatgcgcgcgTCTGAAAAGCGTTGAGCTCAACGAAGACAGCCCGCACAAGTGCCATCAAAACGAAGTTCGCCGCAGGAACGCCAGGCGATGCGCTTCTTCGAAGAGTGTGTTCTTGAATGCGCGCGCGCTCCGGCGTCCTTACGCGTCTTCGCGCCACATTGTGAGACTGCAGACCTTGCAAGCCAAATGCAGCCATATGCAGCAATATGTATTATGAAACAAAAAAACCACATTAAATAATTTTAGTGGCAATATTATTACATTAAATGTCTTTTAAATAATTGTATTTGACAATTAACTTTCATGCGCAGTTTGTATTAGATAGTTTAATAGTGATCTTACCCTACAATGGGCGGACAACAAAGGTAGGGAAGGGAGGGGGTCAGGACAGGGGAGAGAGcatgggagagagaaagaaaagaaattgtttACCATGGCGGACAGCGTGGACATGGTAGGTGCGGACTCAATTCGTAACATGAAGGTAAGTTTGTCCAAATTTCACTCTTCTTTCTATGCCTTTAATGTTAGCCGAAGGTACGATTAGCGCTTCTTCTATGCGATAGGCGTAGCATGTAACTCCTATACACAGCGCGCCATGCGAACACTGAACTATTATCTCTGACGTTATTTTCGCAGGGTTAGCCGTTGCTTTTTTAAATACAACAAGGGCACGTTAGCAGTGAAAGCTGTACGTTCTCCTTCGTTATTATTGCAGGTTGCTGACCTGAAGAAAGAACTCAAGGCCAGGGGCCTTTCCACGGCGGGAAACAAAAGTGAACTGGCAGAGCGCCTTGAAGCCGCTCTTGGATTGCCCAAAGGTAACTACTGCATAGCACTGCATGGAAGTTGCTCTAGATTCTGACCCGGTTGCTAACTGCCGTATTTCTTCCTTGTTTCCAGCAGACATGAGCGACGTGCAGATTGATGGTAAGTTTGCGATGCGATTCACCCTCTTCATATTCGTAACATAGAGTTGCGCGGTTTTCTGCGGCTCGGAATGCGACTGTTTTTCATTATGTGGTCCCTTCTTGTGTCATACGCCAAGGCGAACGGCACCTTTTCACGCATGGTGTTAACATCTGTCTCTACTATCTTTGACCTCGCGTCACAATTGCGGGCTTAAATTTGCGCCTTTGGGACGCAATGACGCGGAATGAGGTTTTGTGACCGACTTAGCTATATGTTCACAATTCTACGAACTAGAGCTACATACATACACGGTAGACATACTCGGCTTACCGAACCTAAATTCTGTATAGTTATGGATGAGAAACTGCACTACAAATGAGACATTCATGCTTTCAATTGGAAAGGCTGTGGTACGTGGTTAACTTAGTGTCAAGTTGGGTGGTAGTGAAATCGGTACTGCATTGCTTAGCAAGTTATACCCGTGGCACACGGGCAAATATAGTATTACTTCGAGCAAATGCACTTCAGCGCACTGAGTGCCACCTTGGCGGCGAGTTGCTACACGAGAAAGAAAGGTGTACTTTGCAATTAGTGACACTCTCAATGGGTGAATCAGTAGGCACAACAAATATTAGTTATATTGGTTTTCAACATAAAAGTGTGTTATTGTTAAAAATAAACACATTTAGATAAAATTTCATGCCAATGAAGTAGTTCATTGCAAGCATAGTAATATTAGGtgattaataatattattaatcaTCACGAGCCATGTCAAAAGAGCGTCACATCCAAGGCGAGCAGAGAAAAAAATGTCAGATTTCGTTGGCACAAGAACAGATGCGAGCATTTGGAGCATATAATTGGAGTGCTTATTAAGTGCTTGCGGATCACTCCGAGACTCCACTCGCCTTCCATGCGCTACGACAATACAGAGAATTGTGTCAGTTTTGCATATTTGCGGGCACATCGGCTGAAGATGCAAACTATGTACAgtcagcttggctgtaaaacaaCAAAAGGTAATAGACACACTGTCATGCTCCGCTCGATTTATTTGTCAGCTGAGCTAGGGCAGCATTCCACCTTTGCCCGCTCGACGAAAGGTTGTGCTGTTTGGGTGTCTGTAGGGCATTTGTACCACAATGATGGCCGTGTCGCCATCCTAAGCAGCGAGAAATACTATCAAGGCACCTCACATATGAGCGCATTGGTCTCTTCATCTGACCATGTCATCATGGATGCACTACTTCCGTCCTATAAACTCGGAACGAACGACAGCGGCTGCACAGTTAGGGTGGCTAGCACTGGCATACACAGGCATAAACAATTGCACAGCCATTACACATAAACACCCTGAGATCGAGCATAGTACagtagctatttttttttttttttatagtataCCACATTTTATTATTTTATAACATTTCCAATCCCGAAAAAGGTGGTTTAAGATCACTACCGAATCTACTTTCCATGTCAGTTTATGTATCTTCTAGCATTGCTACCAAGGCTACACCCTTCAACACAGCAAAGTGAGTTTGTCGAACACGCTCACTGCCGAGTGCGTTCTGCAGCAAGTGTTGCTAAGTATTCCCGTGTGAGTGCCTGCGAATGAGACTAGCGGCAAAGTGCACTAGCTCAAGATGAGGTTTCCCATGCGACAATGGTATTAATAAGAAGCTTCTACTTTGGAGCACAATTGCGGTCTGTGTAAGGTTGCTGTAAAACTGCCTTAACAATGTGATTTTACCTCGAGCCTGGCAGCCTTGTTATATGATTAGATTGAGAAGCTCTTGCTTCATTTTGTGTCGAATGTGTGTTATAGCAGGTTAAGGATAATAATAGTTGTATGTTAACATGATAGTGGCTTCAACTGCAATAGTTACTTTTGACATCCAGAAGTTCAAGCTACACTTTTAATATAATTTAGGAGTGAGTATGCAAATTCAAGAAGCATAGGAAGGCTAGTGGAGCTTGAGCTAATGCTTATTTGAATAATTAAATACTTTATCCCCATAAATTGCTGAGGTTTTTCACACTTGGGATGAGTTTGCACACAGGGTTGGAGTTGTCTGTCAATCTTACTTTGGAAATCGGCGGTTTCAGGGGGCAGAGGGCACAGCACATTTGTCTAGTGTCCCTGTGAAGAGCATCTGCATCTTCCCGTGACTGCAGGCTGTCCTGGGCAGGCATGTTGCATCCCTTTAGCTTCCCCTACAAATCAAATGTGTTTACATGCCATACACTTTCAGCTTCTTCATGTATTGCAAGAGACGGCCTGTTTTATTATTTTATGCATTTTTCATCATCCAGCCATGGTTTCCTACTGCAGTAGCACTGTAGACGGCCTAGATTGATGCATTTAATGCCATGTGGGCGAACTACGTAGACGGTAAAAGGCTACAAGTGCATCTGAACAACTTGTCTCGAATAGCATGGCAGAAACAATGAAATTCATTGCCAATATGGCACTAATTTTGCAATGCTCAGTACTTCTGGGTTGGCACAGAAATAGGGTGACAGGGCTCAGCACAACTAAGGCAGTATCATCTCCCTAGCATAGAGCACAATTGGATTATAGTTCAAATCTGTCCGAAAAGGGCTTCACGATAAAGCAATCATCATGCAGTGATGCGACTGTACACTAAAGCAGTAAAGTCCTGTCCCACATTGTAGAGTGTAAAAATAGGTTTGTTAGTCAATTCTGCATATTATGAACCATTTACCAACATTGGTGTTaaaattttcaaaaagaaatGCTGGCAGGACGAAAATAAAATAGagcttgcttgctttttctttaggtctcataagcttttttttttctaagcttaAAACGCCTGTAATTAGTGTTAATGCATTTCAGCTATCAAGTTAGTGTGCTGCAAGGCAAAGTCTTCTTGTGGGCTGGTGTATAATGTGAATGTGCATTAGCATGAAGCAAGCAACTTGGAAAATCAATCAGTTCAAAGCACTCGCAGACAATTTGGATGCTGTGCCGTGTGAAAGTGCTGCCGTTGGTGGTGACTGTCTCagtttctttctgatgactcctggctATTTATTTAGAGTTTCAATTACCCCATACTTGGTTGCCAACATTtctgacctcttcctccattctgtgtccgtgcttttcaagtacagatacttgtgcgcTTTAGCCACCCATTCATTTTGATCCATGCTCCTGAgttttcaaaactaattttgctcctCATTTCTCATACTTGAAAAATAATACTTAAGAAAAAAGGAGGCCTAGCtgatgtcaccctgcactgcctcatttgtggttttaccatggGCTCCCAAATCTAGCTGGCTactgatctttggttaacttcaaCCCCGGCAAGATATCCCATTTCGAGTATAGAATGGCATTTGCAGACGTTAGCACTGGAACTACTACTCCATTCCAGATTCCACACACCACCTCACATTTATTGTGGTCCCAAAGTGCTGTATGTTTAATTATTGTTGCATACACTCCGCTTCCCcattattttcagattatcttggtgggtacTTGAGTAAGtctccttcgtttatgtatacactGAGGTATTTCAATCGACTGGAAAGAGCTTAGccaaggaagggggggggggggcgctgatgCCTCGCTCTCCACATTGTGGTGCTCGCAGCCAAGGGTTGTCGCGTAGCAAGTGGTGGTGTGGAGAGGCTGAGGAAAGTTGCACTCACTGAGAAAATGTCTCGTGCCGCACGTAAACCGTTCAAGAAACAATTGCATTATCACATTTAGCAGCATTTGACGACTTGACCGTGGATCGGCCTTTGACAAGAATTGATTTACAAGCGCCTGTGTTCAATTTATGTAATTTCTTTTGTTTACTGAGCTTTCACTACAATTTTCAAGCTAGAAAGTTTAATGAGAACTCAGCACTG
Coding sequences within:
- the LOC126540735 gene encoding cyclin-dependent kinase inhibitor 3-like, with product MASDEDVSGDCLQPVVSPIKIDWLDLSSFGYPDSLGLSALPGCRFKETWRDVVRDVEYLKLEDVSDVFVLCTRGELSLYRVPTLLAEYESHGMTVHHFPVLDGMAPAIGQMLDILREIGEAIQQGKRALVHCFGGLGRTGVVAACLLLNLDDSMTPEHAVRKVQELRGTRAIQTVKQYNFIHDFRQVRDEYLKTTGGKTST